A genomic region of Fundulus heteroclitus isolate FHET01 chromosome 24, MU-UCD_Fhet_4.1, whole genome shotgun sequence contains the following coding sequences:
- the LOC110369457 gene encoding sterile alpha motif domain-containing protein 3 isoform X2, producing MDFTDSDVPDGQTFHLRKPAVLRVIVQDHIIDKLELPYGVPETVDELQSIVQQKYRLEAGKFTLHYMDVDFGREFFTLASTKDLKDKDTIKVVHIIDLSSIQFVVTDLDRSDTVAASSSTLAASTASSESDDTIILSSPEHGNLRSKSWPSKFPIPRFRNDTELVLATGNETFNKDGSPLSSTAILPDILERLAESIFEYVAYPTSAQFAAVAEALIQKHPCLKEPGSYNGCYGWQQRLKFKMGNYRSKLSGLGCPELEVNSLQKKRANEKTPAKNMKKARKGEANYLPPHPLGETKENLEQQRLDLLSEVKKKNNSHIICEKMERTFSTRRQEIVTLAPSVSDLKERWPALFLPEQIKEEYKRITTANLESTFIANLDHCIPRLMPLVMSRGGAAKYKIQNIMELLKINTVETRREVAIRCLVVYLGENEDSLFEYVDPESQTGDLDSRVMKILITKGTTASDPASTTVIIEGTEVLQGLDVPRACALLMGLIYALNLSYPQELKYTFEVFQKMFLRLDSQKCSPKVTSLRQKLQGNPFEPHS from the exons ATGGATTTTACTGATTCTGATGTTCCAG ATGGTCAAACATTTCATCTGAGAAAACCTGCTGTACTTCGTGTTATTGTTCAAGACCATATTATTGACAAGCTTGAACTGCCTTATGGAGTACCGGAGACAGTGGATGAGTTACAGTCTATTGTGCAACAGAAATATAGATTGGAAGCAGGGAAGTTTACCTTACATTACATGGATGTTGATTTTGGAAGAGAATTCTTCACTCTTGCATCAACAAAAGATCTTAAAGATAAAGACACAATTAAGGTTGTCCATATTATTGATCTCTCCTCAATCCAATTCGTTGTAACTGACTTGGATAGATCCGACACAGTTGCGGCCAGCAGTTCCACTCTGGCTGCCAGTACTGCTTCATCTGAATCTGATGATACAATAATCCTGTCATCACCTGAGCATGGAAATTTGCGCTCAAAGTCTTGGCCCTCCAAATTTCCAATACCACGTTTCCGCAATGACACAGAGCTTGTGTTAGCAACTGGTAATGAAACTTTCAATAAAGATGGATCTCCACTCAGCTCTACTGCCATCCTGCCAGACATCCTTGAGAGATTAGCTGAAAGCATCTTTGAGTATGTTGCTTATCCTACAAGTGCACAATTTGCTGCTGTagcagaagcactgatccaaaAACACCCTTGCCTGAAAGAACCAGGGTCCTACAATGGATGTTACGGATGGCAACAAAGACTGAAATTTAAAATGGGCAATTACAGATCGAAACTTAGTGGTCTTGGGTGCCCTGAGCTTGAGGTTAACTCTCTCCAAAAAAAGCGAGCCAATGAGAAGACGCCAgcaaaaaacatgaagaaagcTCGGAAGGGTGAGGCAAACTACCTGCCACCTCATCCACTTGGAGAAACTAAAGAAAACCTTGAGCAACAAAGACTGGATCTTCTAAGTGaagtaaagaagaaaaataattccCACATCATCTGTGAGAAAATGGAAAGGACCTTTTCCACTCGGAGACAAGAAATTGTCACCTTGGCTCCATCTGTCAGTGACTTGAAGGAACGATGGCCTGCTCTATTTCTTCCTGAGCAG ATCAAGGAAGAATATAAAAGAATTACCACTGCCAATCTGGAGTCAACTTTTATAGCAAATCTGGACCATTGTATACCCAGATTGATGCCATTGGTGATGTCAAGAGGAGGGGCTGCCAAATATAAGATCCAGAATATCATGGAACTTCTGAAG ATCAACACAGTTGAAACTCGCAGAGAGGTTGCCATTCGCTGCTTAGTGGTCTACCTTGGGGAAAATGAGGACAGTCTTTTTGAATATGTG GATCCTGAGAGCCAAACTGGAGATCTTGATAGTCGGGTGatgaagatcctcatcaccaaAGGTACTACAGCATCTGATCCAGCAAGCACAACTGTCATCATAGAGGGCACAGAAGTCCTGCAAGGGTTAGATGTGCCAAGGGCCTGTGCTTTGCTGATGGGCCTCATCTATGCCCTCAATCTAAGCTACCCACAAGAGCTGAAGTACACTTTTGAGGTATTTCAGAAGATGTTCCTTAGATTAGATAGTCAGAAATGCAGCCCAAAAGTCACATCTCTAAGGCAAAAGCTGCAAGGAAACCCCTTTGAGCCTCATAGCTGA
- the LOC110369457 gene encoding sterile alpha motif domain-containing protein 3 isoform X1 has protein sequence MDFTDSDVPDGQTFHLRKPAVLRVIVQDHIIDKLELPYGVPETVDELQSIVQQKYRLEAGKFTLHYMDVDFGREFFTLASTKDLKDKDTIKVVHIIDLSSIQFVVTDLDRSDTVAASSSTLAASTASSESDDTIILSSPEHGNLRSKSWPSKFPIPRFRNDTELVLATGNETFNKDGSPLSSTAILPDILERLAESIFEYVAYPTSAQFAAVAEALIQKHPCLKEPGSYNGCYGWQQRLKFKMGNYRSKLSGLGCPELEVNSLQKKRANEKTPAKNMKKARKGEANYLPPHPLGETKENLEQQRLDLLSEVKKKNNSHIICEKMERTFSTRRQEIVTLAPSVSDLKERWPALFLPEQIKEEYKRITTANLESTFIANLDHCIPRLMPLVMSRGGAAKYKIQNIMELLKVLDMINTVETRREVAIRCLVVYLGENEDSLFEYVDPESQTGDLDSRVMKILITKGTTASDPASTTVIIEGTEVLQGLDVPRACALLMGLIYALNLSYPQELKYTFEVFQKMFLRLDSQKCSPKVTSLRQKLQGNPFEPHS, from the exons ATGGATTTTACTGATTCTGATGTTCCAG ATGGTCAAACATTTCATCTGAGAAAACCTGCTGTACTTCGTGTTATTGTTCAAGACCATATTATTGACAAGCTTGAACTGCCTTATGGAGTACCGGAGACAGTGGATGAGTTACAGTCTATTGTGCAACAGAAATATAGATTGGAAGCAGGGAAGTTTACCTTACATTACATGGATGTTGATTTTGGAAGAGAATTCTTCACTCTTGCATCAACAAAAGATCTTAAAGATAAAGACACAATTAAGGTTGTCCATATTATTGATCTCTCCTCAATCCAATTCGTTGTAACTGACTTGGATAGATCCGACACAGTTGCGGCCAGCAGTTCCACTCTGGCTGCCAGTACTGCTTCATCTGAATCTGATGATACAATAATCCTGTCATCACCTGAGCATGGAAATTTGCGCTCAAAGTCTTGGCCCTCCAAATTTCCAATACCACGTTTCCGCAATGACACAGAGCTTGTGTTAGCAACTGGTAATGAAACTTTCAATAAAGATGGATCTCCACTCAGCTCTACTGCCATCCTGCCAGACATCCTTGAGAGATTAGCTGAAAGCATCTTTGAGTATGTTGCTTATCCTACAAGTGCACAATTTGCTGCTGTagcagaagcactgatccaaaAACACCCTTGCCTGAAAGAACCAGGGTCCTACAATGGATGTTACGGATGGCAACAAAGACTGAAATTTAAAATGGGCAATTACAGATCGAAACTTAGTGGTCTTGGGTGCCCTGAGCTTGAGGTTAACTCTCTCCAAAAAAAGCGAGCCAATGAGAAGACGCCAgcaaaaaacatgaagaaagcTCGGAAGGGTGAGGCAAACTACCTGCCACCTCATCCACTTGGAGAAACTAAAGAAAACCTTGAGCAACAAAGACTGGATCTTCTAAGTGaagtaaagaagaaaaataattccCACATCATCTGTGAGAAAATGGAAAGGACCTTTTCCACTCGGAGACAAGAAATTGTCACCTTGGCTCCATCTGTCAGTGACTTGAAGGAACGATGGCCTGCTCTATTTCTTCCTGAGCAG ATCAAGGAAGAATATAAAAGAATTACCACTGCCAATCTGGAGTCAACTTTTATAGCAAATCTGGACCATTGTATACCCAGATTGATGCCATTGGTGATGTCAAGAGGAGGGGCTGCCAAATATAAGATCCAGAATATCATGGAACTTCTGAAGGTGCTTGATATG ATCAACACAGTTGAAACTCGCAGAGAGGTTGCCATTCGCTGCTTAGTGGTCTACCTTGGGGAAAATGAGGACAGTCTTTTTGAATATGTG GATCCTGAGAGCCAAACTGGAGATCTTGATAGTCGGGTGatgaagatcctcatcaccaaAGGTACTACAGCATCTGATCCAGCAAGCACAACTGTCATCATAGAGGGCACAGAAGTCCTGCAAGGGTTAGATGTGCCAAGGGCCTGTGCTTTGCTGATGGGCCTCATCTATGCCCTCAATCTAAGCTACCCACAAGAGCTGAAGTACACTTTTGAGGTATTTCAGAAGATGTTCCTTAGATTAGATAGTCAGAAATGCAGCCCAAAAGTCACATCTCTAAGGCAAAAGCTGCAAGGAAACCCCTTTGAGCCTCATAGCTGA